In the Ferviditalea candida genome, CTCATTCCCTTTACGGTTTTCCAGTTTTTTTAATTGCACATTTAGTTCAGTTCTTTCCAAATCAACTCTTTCGCGGGCTGCTTTCAAATCTTCAGCAGATATCAGGTCGTTTTCATACGCTTCAATTTGTTTTTGCATTTTCTTATTGATTTTGGAAAGTTGGTTTTTTAATTCTTTGATTTCATCATCGAATGAACGAGAAGGTGCGATGACCATTTTTATTTGATTTTCCGATGATGTCGCGACCATTTTAATGCGCTCAACAATTTGTTCTTCTAAGTCATCACGATGCACGGCATGATGTTTGCATCCGTAACCAGCAACATAAGACGAACAAATATAACGAAAGTAAGTATATTCTCCATATTTGTTTTTGTGCCTACTCGTATTACCCTTCATATTTTTACCGCAATATTTACATTTCACTAAGCCGGTCAAAAGATAGGTTTCATTTTCGGCGTGCTTATGTGCGACAGAACGAGTTTTGAATATTTCTTGCACTCGATCAAACCGTTCATGGTTAATGATTGCTGGGTGATTATCATTCTTTATAATCCAGTCTTTCTTATCGCGCATGGTCATCTTTCCATTTTTATTCTGGCGCTTATTATATATCATGATACCGGCAATTGTTTCGGTCCGCATTAAACGTTTGACGTTCGTTTGATCCCAGAGTTTACCTCGCTTTGTAGCTGCTCCAGCCTCGTTAAGACGCTTTGCGATCATGCGGTGGCCGTGACCTTCTTCAGCTAATTCAAACATAAGTTTGACATATTGAGCTTCAATATCATTGATTTCATACTTTCCTTCCACAATATCATAACCATAGCAAGGCAGCGTAATAGCTTTGTCAGTGTTTCGTGCTAATGACATCATATTATCTTTCACACGCTCGCTAATACGTTCCCGTTCAAACTCTGCAAACGCAGCGAGTAACTGTAGTACCATCCTTCCGACGGCAGTGGATGTATCAAAGCCTTCCGAAGCTGAAACATAACTGCAATTATGTTCCTCTAGAAGTTTAACAAATTGAAGCATATCTAAAAGATTTCGCGACATACGATCAAGTTTTGAAGTAAGCACAATTTCGAATTCATTATTTTTTACCCGTTCAATCATCTTTTGTGCATCTGGGCGACGCATATCTTTTGCGCTGAATCCGTCATCCTCGAAAAACATTGGTCTATTCCATCCCATTGCCTTGCAATAAGCCTCTAAACGTTCTTTTTGTTCCAATAGTGAGTTGCCTTTATCGGCTTGTTCATCGGTACTTACGCGGACATAAGCAGCAACGCGCATAGTTTTCTCTCCTTAGTATTTAATGACATTCATTTTCAATTTCCCTATAATCTTCGCTTCTGCTGGGGGACAAAAGATAGGCGGGTAAGCAGCATTTTCACTTTGGAGAACAAGCGTTTCCACGTTACGATATACCCTCTTCAAAACTGCCTCATCACCAATTAAAACTGCAGCGATTTCTCCATTCTCAACTTCCGGCTGTTTCCTTATTAAAAGAAGGTCGCCGTCATAAATTCGGGCACCCACCATACTGTCTCCTTTGGCATGGAGATAAAAGTGTTCGCCGCTCCCGATCCATTCTTTCGGAGTTGGTTCGTATCTTTCGATATCTTCATAAGCCAAAGTTCCATCGCCGCATGAAATCCTTCCTACAACAGGGAGGGAAACTAAATCACTTACTTTTTCGTCCGAGAATATGTCGTCGATATTAACCCCATATACACTCGCCAACTCTCTAACCATATCAAGGCTCGGCCGGCGGTTTTCATTCTCATAATGGGAATATGTTTGCTTGCTTACTCCTAATCGCTTGGCCACTTCTTCTTGTGTCCAACCTTCAATTTTTCGGAGTTCTCTCAGTTTTTTACCGTACATATTTTTAGCAGCCCCTTTCACATATATTATAAACAAAAAATCAAAAATGTAAACAGAAAGTTGACAAGAATATACAAAAATCATGGAAACTTGCGGTTGACATCGCCTATATGTTGATTTAATATTGAGTCAACGGGAGGGCGACAAACATAATTTTGAAAGGAGGATTCGTGGAATGTCGATAGTCGTAACTAGGCGCAAAGAATTAAAGTGGTCACAGGATAAAATTGCTAAAAAAATAAATATATCACGCCAGTATTATAACGAAATTGAAAACGGAAAACGAACGCCTTCCGTGAAGATTGCTAAGGAGTTAGCGGACTTACTCGGCATTAGTTGGACAATTTTTTTTGATAAATCAGTCAACAAATAGGCGACTACATGGAGGTGTGAAAATGACTGATGAGGAAAAACGGAGAAAAAAGGAGCAATTGATTCGGGAAATTTATGAAGAAATAAAGGAAGAATCGGCCAAGCAGACATAGTGTAGTCCATCGATTTGTTCAGCATATCTTACCAATGGGAGGGGATGATTATGCCAAAACGCAAAAGACGTCAGGGAATAAAAATCATCGCCGATTACATGATCGTTGATGGAGAAGTCAAACAAATTGATCCGTTTAACACACCAGGCTTGGCTGATCGTTGCAAATTGGCTTGGGCAGAAATGATCACTGGTGTTAAACATGAAATTGTTTCGAAAGGAGCAACCCCATGAAAACCACGGTTGAGAAAAAAGCCCGCGCCTATGCCAAGAAACACGGCTTCTACCTTCGCCGGATTCCGCATTCGCTGGCGCATCCGAACGGGTACATACAAATCACTTCTCCAACAGGCGTGCAGTTCCGGGCTGATGGAATGGCGGATGCCGTGACAGAAATGATTGTCTACCGATCAAAGCATAAATAGCGGACTCTGATCCGCACGTTTTTTTCCAAGTGAGATGGGACGAGCCCAAAGAAAGGAGGTGAACCACATGATTGCCATACACCCAGTACATCGCAGGCTCGACGAGTTGCAAATAAAAGTGGATAGATTGGGCGGGTATCATAAACTTTCATTGGACGAGCAGCGGGAACTCGCTCAATGTCTCAAGGTAAACGCGGATATCGTCCGCAAATTGGACGAACTCAAGCAACTCTCATTTATCGCTCATGTTGCCGGGGATGTTGATTGGGGTTTGGAGTTGGCAAGTAGAATAGAAGAAATTGAAGTGAAAATGATTTGAAGGGAGAGGACAAGCCCATGAATGAACCGACATCCTTGCACGAAAAGTTGGCTCTGGAAGTGTACAAGCTGCGCGAGGAAAACAACGATCTGAAGACCCGTGTGGAAGCTTTGGAGAAGGAAAATACCTGCCTCAGCCTGATGAATTACGAGTGGGTCGGGAAGGTAGTATTATGACCAACCACGGATAAACGTCTGCCGCACCAAGACAATTGAGGAAAGCGAGGTGAAAGAATGATCTACTCCATTTGGTGGCAAGGAATTGGATTTATACTTTTTCTTCTAGTTCTTGTGCTTTTGGTAGAGAGACTTGAAAAGAAGTCCAAGCCTGATCAGAAACCGGGACCATACCAATCCGCTTTACATGCGTATCAGCAAGCGCAGAGGAACTTTGACCAGGCGGAGCCACAGTACATAGATATGGCGATTGCGGATTGGAATATTCATGAAAGTCGGTTAGTTAATGAAATGCGAAAAATCAAGATTCAAAAAGAAGAATGACGGCGGCAACCGTCATCCTAAATTCATGACTATAGCGAATAGCTCACCGTCATCATACCACGGAATGGCGGTGAGTATCAAGGGAGGAATGGATTTGCAAGTGACCATTCAATTTGACCCGTTTCGAAATGTCGAAACCTCTATTATCCATAATCACGGCATTCATATCATTTTGGCTGAAGATGACGAGGTAAAAGTTCAATCCCTGGGGCATCCAGAAAACCGCTTGATGTTGTCAATGAGCAAAGAGGATCAAATCCGACTGGCTCATGCGATATTAAAGCAGCATTGTAATTATCCAGATGAGCGGCGGATATCGAATCACGAAATAGAAACTGAAATTGAAACGCATCATCGCACAATGACTGAGAAATTGCGGGAAATCGGTATGAAAGAAAGAGATTTTATTTGAAGGAGGAAAACGCATGAATGCATTATTAGCGGAAGAATTTGACGAGATCAACGAAGCCACGGAATCAAAGTTTCAGATCACGGATCTATCTTCGTTAAATTGGGCTTTGCGGAAAATGGCAGCACTCCAAACCAAAAAGAACGAAGTAAACCAACTTGCGGATGAAGAAGTGGAACGGATTGAGGCGTACCGCAAAAGGGAATTGGATACACTCCAGCGGTCGGAAGAGTTTTTCAAGCACTTGATCGGAGAATATGCAATGAAACGCCGAGAAGAAGAACCGGGATACAAAGGGGATAAGACTCCTTATGGCAGGGTCGGATTCCGAAAGTCTCAACCGAAGTGGCATTATGAAGATGACAAACTGATTCAGTTCTTGGAGGCCAATGATCGGGCTGATCTGATCCGGATTAAAAAAGAGCCTATCAAAACAGAAATCAAGAAGATTTTCCAAGTTACCAATGATGGGGATGTGTACGATGAGAACGGCCAGCATGTGGAAGGTATCACAGTCGAGTTTATGCCGGATACATTGGATGTGAAAGTGGAGTGAGCGAAAAGACGCTTGTTAAGAAATTAGTTGAGGTCATGAAGCATGTCAAATACATTCAGAAAACCGGTAAAAATACTTTTCATAACTACAACTATGCAACGGAAGCGGATGTAAATGAAAAAGTCCGTGAAGTGCTGGCAGAAAATAACGTAATCCTAATTCCAAATGTGAAAAGCCATGCGCACCGGGAACACATCAACGCCAAAGGCAAAACCGAGTACATCGTGACCGTAGAGGTAGAATTCACTTTCATAGATGGAGACAGTGGAGAGAGAATCACGTTCACCACTTTTGGTGAAGGTCAGGATGCTGGAGATAAAGGAACATACAAAGCCATAACAGGAGCACAGAAATATGCGCTTATGAAAGCATTTATGATTCCCACTGGTGACGATCCTGAGGGCGATCTGGGTGTTGATGAACGGAATAATGGGAATGAGAACCGCCAAGACAAGCCTCCGGCATCACTCAAGGCGAAATACCAGCTCGGCAAAGGCAGTTTAGATGGATACGAAGATTGGGTCGAGGATATGAAATCCAAAGGGCACAACTATCAAAAAATGGAGCAGATCTTGCAGACTGCGCTCAGTAAAAAGGAGGCATAAACGTGCTGAACCGATCTATTCTAATCGGGCGACTCACCCGCGATCCGGAGCTCAGATACACACCTAGTGGAGTTGCAACCTGCACCTTCACGCTAGCCGTGGATCGACCATTCAAAACGCAGTTAGGGGAGCGCGAGACAGATTTCATTAACATTGTGACTTGGCGGCAGTTGGCGGAAACCTGCTCTAATTATTTACGCAAGGGACGTTTAACGGCAGTCGAAGGACGTATCCAGACCCGGAACTATGACAAAGACGGTCGGAAAATCTATGTGACCGAAATCATGGCGGACAACGTTCGATTCCTGGAGCACACCAACGCCCGTGAAGCAGAGGAAAACGGCGGCGGCCCGATCAAAGGTGAAGAAAATGAACTGGATTTCTTGAATGATGATCTGCCTTTTTGAAGAACCCAGAAAACGTGAATTTCGGCAAATCTATCATGAAATCTTTGGGGAGGAAATGGCATGAACGTAGATCGTCATATCACCGAGATCATGCGATTACGGAGGGCAGCAGACGAGCTGCCTGATGATATACCGCATGCACTCATGGAAAAGATCGAACTCTTAGCAAAGTGCATGGTGTTTGTAGGCCGTCTCTCCAGTTTTCTCGATGGCGAATATAAGCGGATATACGCCGAACGAAAGAGAGTCTATGCGGAGTCTTATGTCAAATCCAAAAGCGCGAGAGAAGCGACGGCGGAACTCTCTATCGTGGACCACCGGAAGAAGGAAGCGCAAGCTTATGAAGATATGCATCGCTGGAGAAATGCTTTTGAAGCTATGCAGGAAGAGATCCACGCTTTAAAACTGAAAATGCGCATTGATTTTGCAGATGGAACGGGTGATTACAATGTACGAACTGAAACCAGTCCCAAAACCAAAGCACGGGCGTAACAAGCCTACAGCCAAAAAGCGAGGAACGATCAGCCAGAAGGTAAGGAAAGAAGTTGAAACACGCAGCGGAGATCGTTGTGAACGATGTGGCAAACACAAATCGCAAGTGTGGACGCTGGAAATGGCCCACATTCAGCGTAGGTGGAAGAGTGAGACACTTATTACTGCAAATGACATCGTGCGATTGTGTGGTCCGTCTAGCGATTCGTCAACGTGCCATCATTTTGCGGACTACACGAAAATTGGGCGAGAATGGCTCCGGGAGTTTGGAGAAAGGCTGAAAGCCAATGATCAATGAAATCCCACTCAAAACCCTAATCCCTGAGGATTGGTGGCAGATCAGAAAGACCGATCCGGAAAAGTTCAAGTCCCGGGTGAGAGAATACATCGCCCGGGGCTATCCCAGATGGAAGGTAATAAAAGCGTCTTATCCGTTTGTTTATTTAATGGACGAAAGGAGTAAGTCAGATTGAGCGACAAAACGAAGATTGAGTGGGCGGATGCTACGTGGAATCCCATAACAGGCTGCACGAAGGTCTCAGAAGGATGTCGAAACTGCTATGCCATGATATTGGCAGAGAGGTTCCGGGGAACGCCCGGGCATTATTACGAGAACGGATTTGACATCACGCTGCGGCCGGACAAGCTCGATCAACCGCTGAAATGGAAACGGCCGCGGCGGATCTTCGTGAACAGCATGAGCGATTTGTTTCATGAGCAAGTGCCGTTCGATTTCATCGATCAAGTATTCGCGATTATGGCACTTGCATCACATCATACATTCATGGTGTTAACCAAGAGACCGGAGCGGATGTTGGAGTATTGCTCCAACCCTCAAACGCCGTTTCGGGTGGCAAGACAGGTGGATGTCATTTCTGCAATTAAATGTCTAGGAGATGAAGAAATCCGACCGATATCTGGTTATCCCGGCTATTTCGCTTCCTCTCATGGATATATCTATTCAGAAAAACGAGGACGCCGAAAGAGAATGAAGCCAGACATTGGCGAGCAAGGACATCAACGGGTCCAATTGCACAGAGAAGGTGCAGGGAGATATGGCGATCGCCTGCTTGTTCACCGAATCATCTTAGAGATGTTCGTTGGTACTCCGCCTACTCCTGATGCACAAGGACGACATAGAGACGGAAACCCAGGAAATAATGCAGTTTCTAATCTGTTGTGGGGCGATCAAGGTGAGAACTGGTCAGACAGCAAACGCCATGGAAGTTATCGGCGTTATTCAAAATTGACACATCAACAAGTGACCGAAATAAGACTACGCCATGACACAGGGGAGTCAAACGAGGCGCTGGCCCGCGAGTTCGACGTATCCGCTACGCAAATTCGAAACATCACATCTGGTGCTCAGTGGTCGGTCGAGACTCCGATTGAATGGCCATTGCGCAATTGTTGGAAGGGCATCAGCGTAGAGAACCAAAAGGCAGCTGACGAACGGATACCACTTCTGTTGCAAACGCCGGCGGCGGTTAGGTTTCTGTCCTGCGAGCCTTTGTTGGGGCCGGTGGACCTTGAACGGCATCTAAACGGAGGGAAAACCTTAGACGAATGGAAGGCCAGAGCTCTTTCAGGAGTTGATCCGTATGGCTTCCGTCCACCGTATCCGCGAATTCATTGGGACATCGTCGGCGGCGAGAGCGGCCCCA is a window encoding:
- a CDS encoding recombinase family protein, coding for MRVAAYVRVSTDEQADKGNSLLEQKERLEAYCKAMGWNRPMFFEDDGFSAKDMRRPDAQKMIERVKNNEFEIVLTSKLDRMSRNLLDMLQFVKLLEEHNCSYVSASEGFDTSTAVGRMVLQLLAAFAEFERERISERVKDNMMSLARNTDKAITLPCYGYDIVEGKYEINDIEAQYVKLMFELAEEGHGHRMIAKRLNEAGAATKRGKLWDQTNVKRLMRTETIAGIMIYNKRQNKNGKMTMRDKKDWIIKNDNHPAIINHERFDRVQEIFKTRSVAHKHAENETYLLTGLVKCKYCGKNMKGNTSRHKNKYGEYTYFRYICSSYVAGYGCKHHAVHRDDLEEQIVERIKMVATSSENQIKMVIAPSRSFDDEIKELKNQLSKINKKMQKQIEAYENDLISAEDLKAARERVDLERTELNVQLKKLENRKGNEIDIKQKAKDLLGDITGIDRVKSKNAIRLLIDHIIVENDQASVVWRS
- a CDS encoding LexA family protein: MYGKKLRELRKIEGWTQEEVAKRLGVSKQTYSHYENENRRPSLDMVRELASVYGVNIDDIFSDEKVSDLVSLPVVGRISCGDGTLAYEDIERYEPTPKEWIGSGEHFYLHAKGDSMVGARIYDGDLLLIRKQPEVENGEIAAVLIGDEAVLKRVYRNVETLVLQSENAAYPPIFCPPAEAKIIGKLKMNVIKY
- a CDS encoding helix-turn-helix transcriptional regulator, which encodes MSIVVTRRKELKWSQDKIAKKINISRQYYNEIENGKRTPSVKIAKELADLLGISWTIFFDKSVNK
- a CDS encoding DUF7667 family protein, producing the protein MIAIHPVHRRLDELQIKVDRLGGYHKLSLDEQRELAQCLKVNADIVRKLDELKQLSFIAHVAGDVDWGLELASRIEEIEVKMI
- a CDS encoding host-nuclease inhibitor Gam family protein, with amino-acid sequence MNALLAEEFDEINEATESKFQITDLSSLNWALRKMAALQTKKNEVNQLADEEVERIEAYRKRELDTLQRSEEFFKHLIGEYAMKRREEEPGYKGDKTPYGRVGFRKSQPKWHYEDDKLIQFLEANDRADLIRIKKEPIKTEIKKIFQVTNDGDVYDENGQHVEGITVEFMPDTLDVKVE
- a CDS encoding ERF family protein, whose translation is MSEKTLVKKLVEVMKHVKYIQKTGKNTFHNYNYATEADVNEKVREVLAENNVILIPNVKSHAHREHINAKGKTEYIVTVEVEFTFIDGDSGERITFTTFGEGQDAGDKGTYKAITGAQKYALMKAFMIPTGDDPEGDLGVDERNNGNENRQDKPPASLKAKYQLGKGSLDGYEDWVEDMKSKGHNYQKMEQILQTALSKKEA
- the ssb gene encoding single-stranded DNA-binding protein — its product is MLNRSILIGRLTRDPELRYTPSGVATCTFTLAVDRPFKTQLGERETDFINIVTWRQLAETCSNYLRKGRLTAVEGRIQTRNYDKDGRKIYVTEIMADNVRFLEHTNAREAEENGGGPIKGEENELDFLNDDLPF
- a CDS encoding DUF5131 family protein, with protein sequence MSDKTKIEWADATWNPITGCTKVSEGCRNCYAMILAERFRGTPGHYYENGFDITLRPDKLDQPLKWKRPRRIFVNSMSDLFHEQVPFDFIDQVFAIMALASHHTFMVLTKRPERMLEYCSNPQTPFRVARQVDVISAIKCLGDEEIRPISGYPGYFASSHGYIYSEKRGRRKRMKPDIGEQGHQRVQLHREGAGRYGDRLLVHRIILEMFVGTPPTPDAQGRHRDGNPGNNAVSNLLWGDQGENWSDSKRHGSYRRYSKLTHQQVTEIRLRHDTGESNEALAREFDVSATQIRNITSGAQWSVETPIEWPLRNCWKGISVENQKAADERIPLLLQTPAAVRFLSCEPLLGPVDLERHLNGGKTLDEWKARALSGVDPYGFRPPYPRIHWDIVGGESGPRARPMHPEWVRSIRDQCQAAGVPFFFKQWGEWSPWYGDEDDDCPCGKEHEGNEHCSKMHFWGYTGSGGPAGYEPRGIVCSYRVGKKSAGRLLGGREWNDFPGS